Proteins encoded in a region of the Trichosurus vulpecula isolate mTriVul1 chromosome 9, mTriVul1.pri, whole genome shotgun sequence genome:
- the NFIL3 gene encoding nuclear factor interleukin-3-regulated protein produces the protein MQLRKMQTIKKEQALVDTSRNVDKMIVLNSTLTEVSEDLNTNEDLLLNEGVGGKNKSSACRRKREFIPDEKKDAMYWEKRRKNNEAAKRSREKRRLNDLVLENKLIALGEENASLKAELLSLKLKFGLISSTVYAQEIQKLSSSTAVYFQDYQTTKSNVSSFVDEHETSIVGSSCISVIKHSPQSSLSDVSEVSSIEHSQESPIQNNCRSPQNKFQDIKQEPMELESYTRESRDDRGSYTASIYQNYIGNTFSGYSHSPPLLQVNRSSSNSPRTSETDDGVVGKSSDGEDEQQVPKGPIHSPVELKSIHATVVKVPEVNSALPHKLRIKAKAMQIKVETLDNEFDATQKLSSPIDMSSKRHFELEKHDTQNLVHSSLTPFSVQVTNIQDWSLKPEHWHPKELNGKIQNSCKTGVIEIKDNVYNVSDSENLYLKQGIANLSAEVASLKRLITTQQISASDST, from the coding sequence ATGCAGCTAAGAAAAATGCAGACCATTAAAAAGGAGCAGGCACTTGTTGATACAAGTAGAAATGTGGACAAAATGATAGTACTTAACTCTACTCTAACTGAAGTGTCTGAAGACTTGAATACAAATGAAGATCTATTACTTAATGAAGGAGTTGGTGGAAAAAACAAATCTTCAGCTTGCCGGAGAAAACgggaattcattccagatgaaaaGAAAGATGCTATGTATTGGGAAAAAAGGCGAAAGAACAATGAAGCTGCCAAAAGATCTCGTGAGAAACGTCGGCTGAATGACCTGGTTTTGGAAAACAAATTAATTGCATTGGGAGAAGAGAATGCTTCTTTAAAAGCAGAACTGCTCTCACTAAAATTAAAATTTGGTTTAATTAGTTCTACAGTATATGCTCAGGAGATACAGAAACTCAGCAGTTCTACGGCGGTGTATTTCCAAGACTATCAAACAACCAAATCAAATGTTAGCTCGTTTGTGGATGAACATGAAACTTCTATAGTGGGAAGTAGTTGCATTTCTGTCATTAAACACTCTCCTCAAAGCTCTTTGTCTGATGTCTCAGAAGTGTCATCAATAGAGCATTCTCAGGAGAGTCCTATTCAGAACAACTGCAGAAGTCCTCAGAATAAGTTCCAAGACATAAAACAGGAACCTATGGAATTAGAGAGCTACACAAGAGAGTCAAGAGATGATAGAGGTTCTTATACAGCATCCATTTATCAAAATTACATAGGAAATACCTTTTCTGGTTATTCTCACTCACCTCCTCTCTTGCAAGTTAATCGATCCTCCAGTAATTCACCAagaacatcagaaactgatgatGGTGTGGTAGGCAAGTcatctgatggagaagatgaGCAACAAGTTCCCAAAGGCCcaatccattccccagttgaactTAAAAGCATACATGCAACAGTTGTTAAAGTTCCAGAAGTGAATTCTGCACTACCACATAAGCTTCGGATTAAAGCCAAAGCCATGCAAATAAAAGTGGAAACATTAGATAATGAATTTGATGCCACACAGAAACTCTCTTCACCTATTGATATGTCATCAAAGAGACATTTTGAACTTGAAAAGCATGATACACAAAATTTGGTACATTCTTCCCTTACTCCTTTTTCCGTGCAAGTGACTAACATCCAAGATTGGTCACTGAAACCAGAACATTGGCACCCAAAAGAACTCAATGGCAAAATTCAGAATAGTTGCAAAACTGGAGTTATTGAAATTAAAGACAATGTCTACAATGTCTCTGACTCAGAGAACTTGTATTTAAAACAAGGGATAGCAAACTTATCTGCAGAGGTTGCTTCACTTAAAAGACTTATAACTACACAACAAATTTCTGCTTCAGACTCTACTTAA